ATTCCCTTCACAATCTCATTTGAAGAGCTGAAAGGTGTCATATATGAGAAGATAGATTTGGCGATGTCAAGGAAGATATCATGTATTTTATACAGATATCCAATCACAGTATTTGGTGGATTCGTTCTATATCAAACCAAATACATAACCGACGAAGCGAGTATGCAAGATatgttttcaatgtatattgaaAGTCGTGGCCAGGTGTCGTTTATCGAGCTGTACATTGAATTCGAACAATCTGAGGCCGACCGAAATATTATACGAGAAGATTACAATAGTGACAGTGAGAAAGAGTTCGAAAGCAATTATGAAGTTGTGGATCCAAATGGAGATGAAGATCAAGGTGATGGCACCATGGCTCCAAATGTGACAGACGTGGCAAATGCACTGGCAAATGAAGTGCCGTTCGAGGAGCCATCTTTCATGCGAGTGTTGGATTTGGAAGCCATGCATGCTCCGGAGTTTCCAGATTACATGAGCACCGGTACGTAATTGCCTATTTTTAGAAAGATGGATTAGAATTCCGTAATAAACTATATTGAGTGATGGAGCAAATAGTTAAGTTACATGTGAAAGTATATTTAATTAGCATCTGTTTATGTGTTGAATAAGTTAAGTgtatgataataatattttttgttagttaTTGATGGAGTAAATAGTTAAGTGACATGTGAGAATATATTCAATTAGCACTTGTGCAGGTGTTTATGTAGTTAAATGTAGGGCAATAAAAATTTTTGGTTAGTCATTGATGtagttaaatattaattattatttgttaatcaatatttatttatgtatttatgtattttatttatttttttgttaagatTGAGATATTAACCTGATGTAGAGTTTAATAATATGACCATAAATGTATTGAGTGTTGATTAACTTTTAATTTTGGTTATTAAATTTTCGTATGGCTGCCGTCGTGGCAGAAGTACCTATTGTTGCAGATGGTGAATTTGCTGTGGGGATGAAATTCGGTTCAAGGGAAGCTATTATTAGGGCGATGAAAGAGTATGCCATCCGAAGAAGTGTAGACTATCGGGTGTATGAGTCAGAGCCGTTGACATTTTATGCCAAGTGTACACAGTATGGGGAGGGGTGTGATTGGCTTATTAGGGTTAGCATGATCAGCAGAAAGTACTGTTGGGTTATTAGGAGGTATAATGGTAGTCACACCTGTACCAGAGCCACCATATCTCAGGATCATTCGAAGCTGGATTATAACACAATTACAGAAGCAATAAAGCCGTTGGTTGAGGCTGACCCGTTGTTAAAGGTAAAATCAGTTATTGCAGAAGTGCAATCCAAATTAAATTACACCATCAGTTATCGGAAAGCATGGTTGGCTAAGCAAAAGTCagtagaaaaaatatttggaggtTGGGAAGCATCGTACGAAGCTTTGCCGATATGGTTTGAGGCCATGTGTCATAAGGAGCCATCAGCTATCGTCTATTTTGAGACTATGCCTGCATACCAAGGCGATGACTTGGTAAATGATATCCGGGTATTGCATCGGGTCTTTTGGAGTATTTACCCATGCATTAGAGCATTCAGACATTGTAAGCCAGTTGTCCAGGTGGATGGGACCCACTTGTACGGAAAGTATAAGGGTTGTTTGTTAGTGGCAGTGTCACAGGATGGTAACAACAATATCGTCCCAATTGCATTTGCTATTGTGGAGGGAGAGACATCTGATGCGTGGCACTTTTTTCTTAGTAACCTGCGACAACATGTTGTGACTCGGGATGGTGTGGGGTTGATATCCGACCAACACGAATCCATCAATGCAGCTGTGGCTCGCAGTAACGGAGCATGGTCACCTCCTAGAGCTTTCCATATGTTTTGCATCAAGCATATAGAGTCGAACTTCTTGAGAAAATTCAAGGCACCGTACCTGCAAAAACTTGTCGTCAATATAGGTAACATTGAGTAATTAAAAGTTTGTTATGAACAGAGATAATAACAATTAGTGTTTGTTAATCCTTTTTTTTGTTCGCTATTATGCAGGATATTCGAGGACGGTGCGCGAGTACGAAGTGCATTACCAGCGGTTACGAGAACGGGGCGAGGCTTACACTAACTGGTTAAATCGAATCCCCCACGAGCAGTATGCGTTAGCATTTGATGGTGGCTACCGATGGGGTCACATGACGACAAATTTAGTAGAATGTATCAACTCAGTCTTGATGGGTGCACGCAATCTTCTCATCACTGCACTTGTCAAAGCAACATTCTACAGGTTTAATGAGTTGTTCACCCGAAAAAGATCCGAAGCGGAGGCTCGGATTAATGCTGGTCATATTTTTTCTGAGCTTGTGACCTCAAAATTGCATGCAAACCAACTTGCATCAGGGAACATCCAGGTTAATTGCTTCGACAGGCAGAATGAGGTCTTTGAAGTGCGTGAGATGCCAAGTGGGTTAGAGTATGCCGTTGACCTTCGCCGGCACTGATGTGACTGTGGTGAGTTCCAAGTGGACCGGATTCCGTGTCGGCATGTGTTTGCATGCTGTGTAAATCAAAGACTGGATTGGCAAGTGTACGTCCATGATGTGTATAAGATGGACCAAGTACGACGGGTTTATCGTGCTAGGTTTAGGCCCTTGGGAAACCCAACTACATGGCCTACATACAATGGGCCGCGGTTTGTACAAAATCCGTACCTCAGGCGCGTAACCAAAGGTCGGCCCAGGATGACGCGCttcttgaatgagatggacacGCGAATGCTACGTCGTCCACGGCGATGTAGGCAATGTGGGGTCGAGGGACACATCTGTAGTAGATGTCGTCAAACAGTTGGTGCAAGTGGCGGAGATAATGCTCAGTAGAGCCATATATATTATCCTATTTGAAACCTTGTAGCTTATATTAATCTACTATAAGATTTGCGCGTCTTTAGATTTATATATTATGCTATTTGAAACAAGTATTTAGATTTCTGTATTAATCTACTCTATGGCAGATGTGATTTCTATTTCAATCTACTCTATTTCAAATGTAGCCCATATTAATTTGATAACTTCATACATAGTACTTGATAACTAATTAAGCTAATTCATACATAGAAAAGTGCACTAATACATAGCCGATATTAATTTGATAACTTTATACATAGTACTTGATAACTAATTAAGCTAATAAATACATAGAAAACTGAACTAATACATAGCCCATATTAATTTGATAACTTCATACATAGTCGGTTAATAAGTTAATTCCCACATAGAAAATGTAAACTATACAAGcatctactttctcattgcccACTTTACATCTTTCACAAAACTCTTGCATTTTTTGGCAGCCTTTTTGAACATGGACGGAGTGAATCGATTAGCACTACGACGAGGCGGATCAACTCTGAGATTGTAACCTTTTTCTGTATCATCTGGAGTGCGTCCCTCACCTAGATACAACTTAATTAGACAGACCATCTTAACATGATTATATTAACATCAAACACAAACATATCATCATGGATACCACATATGAACATATTATAATCAAGTGAGCAAACAAGTATATAATCGGAACTTCTCTGTGTACATTGTCTATATTCCGTTGCTGATGAGGAACTCCCTGCACAAAACTAAACTGTCGCCTAGACCGATCGGTTGCATGCCACTCAATGCATTCAAAAGATTCCAACGGGACCGTAGAACTCCACACAATTGAGTGCATGTACATATCTGCAGGAATTATGTCCGGATCCACTCGATCCATAGAAGAAGCAACCCACGCAAACTGTGAAAGATAAACGACACTAGTGATTATAATCGGAATAACAATAACACTGCAACCCCTAAACCAAATATTTCTTTAATGAAAATATACCTGGCCTTCCTGCAGATCATCGAAAGCCTTCCTAAACTCAGCAAATTTCATATACCTAAAGCGTCGATCTCCACGCTCCCAGTTACGCTAACTAATATCGCTTAATTCATTAATAGGACTAGATTCTAAATATGAAGATACGGAGTAAATGTAAGATAATGTTACTTGTTCACAAGCGGAAAACTACGAGGTTTCCTAGGAACCGAAGCTAGGAATGGCAGGCGCATTCAAGCCCAAACGAGCAGCAGTGTCAGCGAACTGTTGATCTCCTTACAATCAAAACGAGATGCCCTGCATAACACCCTGTACAGATGTGCAAGGCAAGCCGATCCCCAACTGAACTGTACGATACTGCCAAATTCACGAAGTAAAGGCAGAAACTTCCAGTGCACAGATTCCCCCCGACTTGTCTCCCAACAATATTGTACCGAACAACAACATAATGTGGACCTTCACGTACCTCTGTTTACTTTCTTCGTCAGTCAACTGTAGGTGTTCTTTTAGATCCCGTAGCCACCCTATTTTTATACCGCTTCCTCTACATTCTGATTTTCTCGGTGTAACCCCAAATTGGTGCAAACACTCCGCCTCTAAGGTGTCAACACTGCTGATAGTCATCCCTGTGACTGGAAGACCGTCCGTTGGAAGACCAAGTATCATAGTCACATCTTCGAGTGTCACAGCACATTCACCAATCGGAAGATGAAAGGTATGTGTCTGTGGATGCCACCTTTCGACTAAAGCATTTACGAGTGCTTTCTGACACTGGACTATGCCAATTTGAGATGCATGATAAAACCCAATAAATCGTAAATGGTCCACCACCCTATCATCGTACCGATTCGGAGGGACAGGGTGATTACACCTCAACATTCGTGAACTCTACAAAaacataaattataaattataaattataaattatataccTAAATATAACAGCATGCTTAAGTCAATAAAAAACATAacaataaacaaataattattatCAAAAACCAAATACattgtattattatattttacaaaaCTTAATTATTGATCAAAATCAGCAACATTAATCCAAAAACGTATCttttaaacatatattttttactaaaaatactacaaaaaattctaaatatattccttttactaatatatattacttttacCGTCCGGAGCCTAAATTTAAACTACTAACAatctataattaatttttttataataataattattattatgaaataataataataataataataactactAACAAtctataattaaattttttataataatattaattaaataataataataataataataataataataataataataataataataataataatatcactGAGATAGGTTGTTCCTAAATCGACCTAACAAGAACAGCTATAATATAActaaattaacaacaacaattataattctaaattaataataacaacaaacttaacaatcataataattataatagtCATAACATCCTAATTAGAACGTTTAACCCAAACCAGCAACAACAACTACCATAactttcaaataataataataataaaaataaaaataatgacaataaaaataataatatcactAACATATACTTAACTTGATCTACTAATAACAGCaactataattaaatttttgacaatattagttatattttttaaaaaattaaaaaaaataataaaaaaacttacATAATCAGAATGATTGAGATATCTTATAATATGAAGGATGGCTGAGATATCTTATAATATGAAGTTCAGGACGATTAACATCTTtagatttttgtatttttgacattataatttttttttgctcactttgagaagaagaagatctGAAAGAGAATGGGAGAAAGGTTGGTGCTGGGATGGAGAAGAAGAGCAATTCGGATAGTGGAACTGGGAATACATGCAGTAAAGGGAAGGAGCTGGGGTTAGGGGCACCGCTGTGGGGAATAACAGGGACGCGACACGTGGCGGGGGGAGGGGGCAGATCAGACCCTGCGATCTGTGGTAGCAATGTGGACCGTCTAATTTGTAATGGAAAATTCAGACGATCCGATCTGTCTTTACCTGATCCCACACTGTTGTAAAGCACACTCTTTCCATAAACCCATGCTACTCCAGACCCTTCtccataataaaaataaaaagcgaAATTTGGGATGGTGTGAATGTGTGATGATGATGTTATTACATTAAATAGGGAggtaaaattagtaaaataattgatttaataaTTGACCATCATAAAATTAACAGAAAGGGCAAAAAATGTATTTAAGCCATGGGAGTGAAAAATTTACCGAAATCAGCCAAACTGAATTCCTAGACACCATTCAACCAGAaccaaatttttatataattcgaatctaATCGATTCGAATTATACTCTCATGTAGTTCGAAATATGTTAATTCAAATTACATGGAAGGAATAGCATGAAGTAATTCGAAATAATATGTAACGAATTATAAAAGAGTAATTCGAATTAAgttaattcgaattactatgaTAGGCTGAAGTAGCACATAATTCGAAAGATATTGATTCAAATTATTGAGCAATTGTAATTCGAATCcaattgattcgaattatatatatatatggtgcgAATttagttgattcgaattacaatGAGCCGGAGCTGTATATATATGCTGTGAACTCATGTTGCTCTCAACAAAGAGGTGAGATGGCTAGTGAGGATAGTTTCCTAGTGCTGGTACATCACAGAGGGTCGATTAAGAGAAAAACTCGGTCCGGCGTGAAGTTCACTGATAAGGATCCCCTATGTATTATCGTGAGGCCAACAACCACCTACGATGCTCTTGTTAGCTCTGTGCTGGAGAAGCTTGGTCTCGAAGGAGTTAAAAGGGTTAAGAAGTTTTTCTATCGCATTCCAACAACGGTGCTCCATGACACCGTGAAGTATGATTCTTTCACGATCGGTAGTGATGAGGACTTGCAGGTTATGTTTATTTGTCGTAGGCAGTTTTCCGAGGTAAGGACACCAGAGTTGTTGGCAAAGTTGGTTGATGTGGTATCTAGCTCGGGTGGTTCGAACCGGAATGCCAATACTATAGCCGCGGTTGCCGGCTCGAGCTCGAGACCTGCGGTTGCTTCATCCTCCGTTCCTGTGTATGAGCCACCGATGCAGCCTGTTGCCTCCCCTTCGTTTGCCGTTGATCTGAGCGGCAATGTTGGAGACGAGGTTCGATATGGCCTGCTGTGCTTATTCACGTCTTACATGGCAGCCTTACGTCCACCAGGTCTATCGCCTTAGTTCCATTTTCGGTGTCTATCAGATGGGATTTACACCTCTCATTCCGGAGGGTTTCTGGCCACCATATGTCGGGCCTACCGTTATACCGGATCCGAACATAAGGCGTGCGAGGGAGGGTCGTCCAAGGTCCACACGCATTCGCACCAACATGGATAATGCAGATCCGAACCGGCCAAAGAGATGTGGCCTCTGCAGGCAGCCAGGACACACCCGTCGTAGTTGTCCACAAGCCGCAGGACCCAACGGGAATGCTGGGAATTAATAGAAGATTTGGTTTGTCTGTTTTTATTTCTTACTATATCAGCAGATGTATTTTATTTCAGTTAGCAACCATTGTTCTACGTGGAACTAAGTTATATTCTATAAGTGTTGAAACTTGTAATTCGTACCACATATGTATGTTGAATGTCTTTCTAATTTTGGAATTTAGTGACTAAAACAAACTACACTATCTGATGGGATGACTGATAATATGTAACATAACATCAAAGTACATAACATAACATAACATCAAAGTACATAACATCAAAGTACATAACATAACACTGATAACCAACAAAGAAGGTACATAATATAAACTTAATAATACGACATACACCACTATCCATAAATCATCTAAATAGGTGCGACCCCGTGCCACATCGGCGTGGCACCCGTGTCCTGTAACCCCTACGTGTAAGTGGCTCCTCATCCTCAATCGAGTCGTCACTGTCATCCAGAACTGCGTCTGTCGGGGTCATGGGCGGAACATGCACGGGTCTGGATGATGACGGGCCGGCAACTGAATGTGACCCCAGAGTCTGGGCCGATGTTGGCGTCCCACCCATGGCAAAAGTATGCGCAGGAGGCACCGTGGCAGGCTCGTTCAGATCTACATCTAGCGGTGCCTGTGTCCCTGTCGTGTGAACCCGTCCTGGTGCAGCCTCATCCTCCTGCATGATGGTCCGGATATCATCTAGGAAATGCGGTCCACCGAACTCGGCCACAATCCCATCACTAGCAAGGAAGTCTGGAAACATCGAGCTCGGACTCACCCATGGAGTACTCTCCTGAAGGGTCTGATCGTCACCGGGAACACCTACGAAATAATCTCCAAGAGGTCCACCCCCAAGCCCAGCGTCAGTGTGACTCGTGGGATCTCCCATACCAGATCCATGCCACTCACCATCATGCCCGCCCTGATGGGCCCTATCAACCCCCGCAACATCACCTCCTCCAGCTGCACCCCCCAGGCTGATGGGCACCCTCTCCACCAGCAGCCACCCTCCTCCTGCCTCCACGACCACGCCGCCTCCCCCCACCCCTAACTGCGTCCTCGACGTCATCCATAGCATGATCCACCCAATTCCACTCACGCTGGCTACGACGTGTCCCGACTCGTGCTCTCCTCTCAATACGACGTCTGTCAGGAACATCCTCAACTCGGTCCATATCTGGAACTCGGCCTGCACCCCTCTGCGTCGCCTCATCCGGAATAGGAATACCTCTAGGATCCCCCAATAACATCTCTGGCGACAGGAATCTCTTTCCGTGCTGATACCACCATGTCAAGAAATCA
Above is a genomic segment from Arachis stenosperma cultivar V10309 chromosome 1, arast.V10309.gnm1.PFL2, whole genome shotgun sequence containing:
- the LOC130933737 gene encoding serine/threonine-protein phosphatase 7 long form homolog, with amino-acid sequence MLRCNHPVPPNRYDDRVVDHLRFIGFYHASQIGIVQCQKALVNALVERWHPQTHTFHLPIGECAVTLEDVTMILGLPTDGLPVTGMTISSVDTLEAECLHQFGVTPRKSECRGSGIKIGWLRDLKEHLQLTDEESKQSIVQFSWGSACLAHLYRVLCRASRFDCKEINSSLTLLLRNWERGDRRFRYMKFAEFRKAFDDLQEGQFAWVASSMDRVDPDIIPADMYMHSIVWSSTVPLESFECIEWHATDRSRRQFSFVQGVPHQQRNIDNMVCLIKLYLGEGRTPDDTEKGYNLRVDPPRRSANRFTPSMFKKAAKKCKSFVKDVKWAMRK
- the LOC130933729 gene encoding uncharacterized protein LOC130933729 is translated as MAAVVAEVPIVADGEFAVGMKFGSREAIIRAMKEYAIRRSVDYRVYESEPLTFYAKCTQYGEGCDWLIRVSMISRKYCWVIRRYNGSHTCTRATISQDHSKLDYNTITEAIKPLVEADPLLKVKSVIAEVQSKLNYTISYRKAWLAKQKSVEKIFGGWEASYEALPIWFEAMCHKEPSAIVYFETMPAYQGDDLVNDIRVLHRVFWSIYPCIRAFRHCKPVVQVDGTHLYGKYKGCLLVAVSQDGNNNIVPIAFAIVEGETSDAWHFFLSNLRQHVVTRDGVGLISDQHESINAAVARSNGAWSPPRAFHMFCIKHIESNFLRKFKAPYLQKLVVNIGYSRTVREYEVHYQRLRERGEAYTNWLNRIPHEQYALAFDGGYRWGHMTTNLVECINSVLMGARNLLITALVKATFYRFNELFTRKRSEAEARINAGHIFSELVTSKLHANQLASGNIQVNCFDRQNEVFEVREMPSGLEYAVDLRRH